A region from the Campylobacter ureolyticus ACS-301-V-Sch3b genome encodes:
- a CDS encoding TrbM/KikA/MpfK family conjugal transfer protein: MKKIILLVAILFGSLNAVEVDLLTGDTRLSCEAILCLSSSVKPGECQPSLNRFFSIKEKKWEDTLNARKAFLKLCPVGESGENDAEFKKLRDNILVYISEPCNTEYLNSRVEYKTKEICGERRCRHIPISARINPNLPKSCKLLQTSKYTDIKVKYTCSGEFFPIDEWDKGITKNEIPQTFYNSLKAKDKNSVEEVKNKSKFCKRSHISFCQPKYYQKITINKNCWEQE, encoded by the coding sequence ATGAAAAAAATAATTTTGTTAGTAGCTATTTTATTTGGCTCATTAAACGCAGTTGAAGTTGATTTACTTACTGGTGACACGAGATTGAGTTGCGAAGCTATTTTATGTCTTAGTAGTTCTGTAAAACCAGGAGAATGCCAACCATCTCTTAATAGATTTTTTTCAATCAAAGAAAAAAAATGGGAAGATACACTAAATGCAAGAAAAGCATTTTTAAAACTATGCCCTGTTGGAGAAAGTGGTGAAAATGATGCTGAATTTAAAAAACTAAGAGACAATATTTTAGTTTATATTTCAGAGCCTTGCAATACAGAGTATTTAAATTCAAGAGTTGAATATAAAACAAAAGAAATTTGCGGAGAAAGAAGATGCAGACATATACCAATATCAGCAAGAATAAACCCTAACTTACCAAAAAGTTGCAAATTACTTCAAACAAGTAAATATACAGATATAAAAGTAAAATATACTTGCAGTGGTGAATTTTTTCCTATTGATGAATGGGATAAAGGAATAACTAAAAATGAAATACCACAAACTTTTTACAACTCATTAAAGGCAAAAGATAAAAATTCAGTTGAAGAAGTTAAAAACAAGTCAAAATTTTGTAAAAGAAGTCATATATCTTTTTGTCAGCCAAAATATTATCAAAAAATTACAATAAATAAAAATTGTTGGGAACAAGAATAA